Proteins from a single region of Eublepharis macularius isolate TG4126 chromosome 9, MPM_Emac_v1.0, whole genome shotgun sequence:
- the GPR85 gene encoding probable G-protein coupled receptor 85: MANYSHAADNILQNLSPLTAFLKLTSLGFIIGVSVVGNLLISILLVKDKTLHRAPYYFLLDLCCSDILRSAICFPFVFTSVKNGSSWTYGTLTCKVIAFLGVLSCFHTAFMLFCISVTRYLAIAHHRFYTKRLTFWTCLAVICMVWTLSVAMAFPPVLDVGTYSFIREEDQCTFQHRSFRANDSLGFMLLLALILLATQLVYLKLIFFVHDRRKMKPVQFVAAVSQNWTFHGPGASGQAAANWLAGFGRGPTPPTLLGIRQNANTTGRRRLLVLDEFKMEKRISRMFYIMTFLFLTLWGPYLVACYWRVFARGPVVPGGFLTAAVWMSFAQAGINPFVCIFSNRELRRCFSTTLLYCRKSRLPREPYCVI, encoded by the coding sequence ATGGCGAACTACAGCCATGCAGCTGACAACATTTTACAAAATCTATCCCCTTTAACAGCATTTTTGAAACTGACTTCACTGGGTTTCATCATAGGAGTCAGTGTGGTGGGAAACCTGCTGATCTCCATTTTGCTAGTCAAAGATAAGACCTTGCATAGAGCGCCCTACTACTTCCTGTTGGATCTGTGCTGCTCAGACATCCTCCGATCTGCGATTTGTTTCCCATTTGTTTTCACATCAGTGAAAAACGGCTCTTCTTGGACGTACGGGACTCTCACTTGTAAAGTGATTGCCTTCTTGGGGGTCTTATCCTGTTTCCACACCGCTTTCATGCTGTTCTGCATAAGTGTGACCAGATACTTAGCAATTGCCCACCACCGCTTTTATACAAAAAGGCTGACTTTTTGGACTTGCTTGGCAGTTATCTGTATGGTGTGGACCTTATCCGTAGCGATGGCTTTCCCTCCCGTTTTGGATGTGGGCACCTACTCGTTCATTCGGGAGGAAGACCAATGCACCTTTCAGCATCGTTCCTTCAGAGCCAATGATTCTCTGGGATTTATGCTGCTTCTTGCTCTTATCCTTCTAGCCACACAGCTTGTCTACCTCAAGCTGATCTTTTTTGTTCACGATCGCCGGAAAATGAAGCCAGTTCAGTTTGTGGCAGCGGTGAGCCAGAACTGGACGTTTCATGGTCCTGGAGCCAGTGGTCAAGCAGCTGCGAATTGGCTGGCTGGATTTGGAAGGGGTCCCACGCCACCAACCTTGCTGGGGATCAGGCAAAATGCTAACACCACAGGCAGGAGAAGGTTGCTTGTCTTGGATGAGTTCAAAATGGAAAAGCGCATTAGTAGAATGTTCTATATCATGACATTCCTTTTTCTAACCTTGTGGGGTCCCTATTTGGTAGCCTGTTACTGGAGAGTTTTTGCGAGAGGGCCTGTGGTTCCAGGGGGATTTCTAACGGCTGCTGTTTGGATGAGTTTTGCCCAAGCTGGAATCAATCCTTTTGTCTGCATTTTCTCCAACAGGGAGCTGAGGCGCTGTTTCAGCACAACCCTTCTTTACTGCAGAAAATCCAGGTTACCAAGGGAACCTTACTGTGTTATATGA